Proteins co-encoded in one Saprospira grandis genomic window:
- a CDS encoding HlyD family secretion protein, protein MLNISPSDSLPIQRIKQYPAFKKVSTPKSRRWLLYTLLSLFILLFSMAFLPWTQNIRAKGKVTSLRPEDRPQSVYPIIPGRIEQWYVQEGDTVHAGDTLVRLSEIKVAYMDPELVQRTDEQLVAKSSSVVSYQQKAEALAQRIRLLRESRGFKLEQAENKLKQAKFKIASDSAKLEAAKMAQNIAEKQFFRTDTLYQKGLKSLTELEAKRNKMQETEAKLNAAENKLELSKNEYLNAKIALNSIRADYGDKLAKAESDRLSALTAGFDSQEKVAKLKNTKANYQNRQQFYYILAPQDGFVSKIYKKGIGETLKETEQLLAVAPLSPPPAVEIYVRPMDYPLLQKGETVIFTFDGWPAFVFAGWPNQSVGTFKGKVYAVDNAVSDNSMFRALVIPDPYAAKDWPNGLRVGAAAEARILLKDVYLGYEVWRQLNGFPPDYYEINYEKVKMKAPVNQLKK, encoded by the coding sequence ATGCTCAATATTTCTCCTAGCGATTCGCTGCCTATTCAGCGGATTAAGCAATATCCTGCCTTTAAGAAGGTGAGTACGCCCAAGAGTAGGCGTTGGTTGCTCTATACCTTACTATCGCTCTTTATTCTCTTGTTTTCTATGGCTTTTTTGCCTTGGACGCAGAACATACGGGCCAAGGGAAAAGTAACTTCTTTGCGGCCAGAAGATCGGCCTCAGTCGGTTTACCCTATTATTCCGGGGCGGATTGAGCAATGGTATGTACAGGAAGGCGATACGGTGCATGCGGGAGATACGCTGGTGCGTTTATCGGAAATTAAGGTAGCCTATATGGACCCTGAGTTAGTACAGCGGACTGATGAGCAGTTGGTCGCTAAATCTTCTTCTGTGGTATCTTATCAGCAGAAGGCGGAGGCTTTGGCGCAGCGTATTCGCTTGTTGCGGGAGTCGAGGGGCTTCAAGTTGGAGCAGGCGGAGAACAAGCTCAAGCAGGCCAAATTTAAGATTGCCTCGGATAGTGCAAAGTTGGAGGCGGCCAAAATGGCCCAAAACATTGCAGAAAAGCAGTTTTTTCGGACCGATACGCTTTATCAGAAGGGGCTAAAATCATTGACCGAACTGGAGGCTAAGCGCAACAAAATGCAAGAAACGGAGGCCAAGCTGAATGCGGCAGAAAATAAGCTAGAGCTATCAAAAAATGAATACCTCAATGCTAAAATTGCGCTCAATAGCATTCGGGCAGATTATGGCGATAAATTGGCCAAGGCGGAGTCGGATCGTCTTTCGGCTTTGACGGCGGGTTTTGACAGCCAAGAAAAGGTGGCCAAGTTGAAAAACACCAAGGCCAATTATCAGAATCGGCAGCAGTTTTACTACATCTTGGCCCCTCAGGATGGCTTTGTTTCTAAGATTTATAAAAAGGGAATTGGCGAGACCTTGAAAGAAACGGAGCAATTGCTTGCGGTGGCGCCACTTTCGCCTCCCCCTGCTGTAGAAATATATGTGCGGCCAATGGATTACCCCCTACTTCAGAAAGGGGAAACAGTCATCTTTACCTTTGATGGTTGGCCGGCCTTTGTTTTTGCGGGCTGGCCCAACCAGTCGGTAGGTACCTTTAAAGGAAAGGTCTATGCGGTAGATAATGCCGTAAGTGATAACTCTATGTTTAGAGCCTTGGTGATTCCGGACCCCTATGCGGCCAAAGATTGGCCGAATGGCTTGCGGGTTGGCGCAGCGGCAGAAGCTCGGATTTTGCTCAAAGATGTTTATTTGGGCTATGAAGTTTGGCGGCAGCTCAATGGTTTCCCGCCAGATTATTACGAAATCAACTATGAAAAAGTAAAAATGAAAGCTCCTGTCAATCAGCTCAAAAAATAA
- a CDS encoding uridine kinase family protein, with product MAAIILIKKSRIAHSAMKKPYVIGITGGSGSGKTTFLSALEQEFGKEQICILSADHYYRPREEQKADEQGVLNFDLPSSINAEELERDVRQLIAGQDIEREEYTFNNPLVQPKMLKFKAAPILILEGIFVFHYPQVADLIDLKVFLYTSESTALSRRIKRDRIERNYPLEDVLYRYEHHVMPTYRQYIAPIKEQADLLINNNHKFDAGLQVFKGFINNYLQEVED from the coding sequence TTGGCAGCGATAATTTTGATCAAAAAATCGAGAATTGCGCATTCAGCTATGAAAAAACCTTATGTTATAGGGATTACCGGGGGAAGTGGCTCGGGCAAAACCACTTTTTTATCTGCTTTAGAACAAGAATTTGGCAAAGAGCAAATTTGTATCCTTTCTGCGGACCACTACTACCGCCCCAGAGAAGAACAAAAAGCCGATGAACAGGGAGTCCTCAATTTTGACCTCCCCTCTTCTATTAATGCCGAAGAACTAGAGCGAGATGTCCGCCAGCTGATTGCAGGCCAAGATATAGAACGAGAGGAATATACCTTCAATAATCCTTTGGTCCAACCCAAAATGCTTAAATTTAAGGCGGCGCCCATCCTTATTTTAGAGGGTATTTTTGTCTTTCATTATCCTCAAGTCGCCGACCTGATCGACCTCAAGGTCTTTCTCTACACCAGCGAGTCTACGGCCCTTTCTCGCCGAATCAAGCGGGACCGCATTGAGCGCAATTATCCCCTAGAAGATGTGCTTTACCGCTATGAGCATCATGTGATGCCCACTTACCGACAGTATATTGCGCCCATTAAGGAGCAGGCCGATTTACTCATCAATAATAACCATAAGTTTGATGCGGGTCTTCAGGTCTTTAAGGGCTTTATCAATAATTATCTGCAAGAAGTAGAGGATTAA